From the genome of Candidatus Methylopumilus rimovensis, one region includes:
- a CDS encoding lipoprotein-releasing ABC transporter permease subunit has protein sequence MYNPDKIKQMPSLNKYIPFEAWIAYRYIKFKQKNSFISFISTTSMVGIALGVSALIIIMSVMNGFQDELRTRILGVASHIEITSSNNTLAHWEDLTKKLQGVSDVKGSAPYIDGQGMLVSEYGSQGIMLRGISPELESNVDDLEKKVKVGHLSDLKAGTFNIILGIDAAKQLGIVVGDKVNILIPQGSYTPAGTFPRMRQFNVEGIFEIGMYEYDSGMALMNLEDAQKFLQMHDTVSGVRVKIDDLFLAPAVAQRLSNKLSESGLFYISDWTKKHSNFFSAVKMEKRVMFIILTLIIAVAAFNIVSTLVMAVTDKRSDIAILRTYGAKPKSILYIFIIQGSLIGIIGTVAGAFFGIAISLNIQAIVPFIEHLFNVQFLSKDIYYISEVPSKLLLTDVIAITSISILLTILATIYPSIKASSTSPAEALKHD, from the coding sequence ATGTATAACCCTGATAAAATAAAACAAATGCCCTCACTTAATAAATACATACCTTTTGAAGCTTGGATTGCTTATAGATATATAAAATTTAAGCAAAAAAATAGCTTCATATCTTTTATTTCAACGACAAGTATGGTTGGGATAGCACTTGGAGTTTCGGCGCTCATAATTATTATGTCCGTTATGAATGGTTTTCAAGATGAGCTTCGAACACGAATTCTAGGAGTAGCTTCTCATATTGAAATTACAAGCTCAAATAATACATTGGCTCATTGGGAAGATTTAACAAAAAAGCTCCAAGGAGTTTCTGATGTTAAGGGTTCGGCACCTTATATAGACGGTCAGGGAATGTTGGTTAGTGAATATGGAAGTCAAGGAATTATGCTTCGCGGCATTTCACCAGAACTAGAAAGCAATGTTGATGACCTAGAAAAGAAAGTTAAGGTAGGCCATTTGTCAGATTTAAAGGCCGGGACATTTAATATTATTTTAGGTATAGATGCTGCAAAGCAATTGGGCATTGTCGTTGGGGATAAAGTTAATATTTTAATTCCGCAAGGCTCTTATACGCCTGCAGGCACATTTCCTAGAATGCGACAATTTAATGTTGAAGGTATTTTTGAAATCGGAATGTATGAATATGACTCTGGAATGGCGTTAATGAATTTAGAGGACGCTCAAAAATTCCTTCAAATGCACGATACTGTTTCTGGCGTTAGAGTCAAAATTGATGATCTTTTTTTGGCGCCTGCAGTGGCCCAGAGGTTGTCAAATAAACTTTCGGAATCAGGTCTTTTTTATATCAGTGACTGGACAAAAAAGCATTCGAATTTTTTCTCAGCTGTAAAGATGGAAAAGAGAGTAATGTTTATCATTCTCACGTTAATTATTGCTGTTGCAGCATTTAATATTGTATCGACTTTGGTAATGGCAGTAACTGACAAAAGATCAGATATTGCAATTCTTCGAACATACGGAGCAAAACCAAAAAGTATTCTGTATATATTTATTATTCAGGGCTCTCTAATAGGCATTATTGGAACTGTCGCTGGCGCATTTTTTGGAATTGCAATCTCACTTAACATTCAAGCAATTGTTCCTTTTATTGAGCATTTATTTAATGTCCAATTTTTATCTAAAGACATTTATTATATTTCTGAAGTACCTTCTAAGCTTTTATTAACTGATGTGATCGCTATCACTTCAATTTCTATTTTATTGACTATTCTTGCAACGATTTACCCTAGTATAAAAGCATCTAGCACGTCACCCGCTGAGGCGTTAAAGCATGACTAA
- a CDS encoding riboflavin synthase encodes MFTGIIQSVGLIKKIEPLKKDVRITIAYKPSQMKASSLGDSICINGVCLTVQKKQKNQFTFHVSEETLNRSITFTEKSLVNLESALLFNGKVGGHFVTGHIDGIGKITSIKITSECWILEIKPPKKLLKFIAEKGSIAINGVSLTVNSINDEKFKVNIIPFTLKETNLGSLTKGNEVNIEIDLIARYLENILKRK; translated from the coding sequence ATGTTCACAGGCATTATTCAATCCGTTGGCTTAATAAAAAAAATTGAACCTTTAAAAAAAGATGTTCGCATTACTATTGCATACAAGCCAAGTCAAATGAAAGCAAGTAGTCTAGGTGACAGCATATGTATAAATGGCGTGTGCCTTACCGTACAAAAAAAACAAAAAAATCAATTTACATTTCATGTGTCCGAAGAAACATTAAATAGATCCATAACTTTTACCGAAAAGTCTCTAGTAAATTTAGAGAGTGCACTTTTATTCAATGGTAAAGTGGGCGGTCATTTTGTAACAGGTCATATTGATGGAATAGGAAAAATTACAAGTATTAAAATCACAAGCGAATGCTGGATTCTTGAAATAAAGCCTCCTAAAAAGCTACTTAAATTTATCGCCGAAAAAGGATCTATTGCGATCAACGGTGTAAGTCTTACGGTAAATTCAATTAATGACGAAAAATTCAAGGTAAATATCATTCCCTTTACTTTAAAAGAAACTAATTTGGGATCTCTAACTAAGGGTAATGAAGTTAATATTGAAATAGATTTAATTGCTAGATATCTCGAAAACATACTCAAAAGAAAATAA
- the ribBA gene encoding bifunctional 3,4-dihydroxy-2-butanone-4-phosphate synthase/GTP cyclohydrolase II — MIRPIVEIIEDIKQGKMVILVDEENRENEGDLVLAAEFANSDHINFMSKFGRGLICLTLTEEKCEMLELPLMVQENETRLGTNFTVSIEAAEGVTTGISANDRATTIKAAIHKNATSKSIVRPGHIFPLISKKGGVLVRAGHTEAGCDLAHLAGLESASVICEILNEDGNMARLPDLIKFSEQHNIKIGTIADLIEYRRKNEKLIEKLIEKNILTPYGEMKLVLYKDKILEESHIVLVKGEIQKDKETIVRVHEPLSVIDLLDMEDKKHSWNALKAIKKISEDGGVLIFINHNTNTNDLLGILKTENTAPLKSNNDLRNYGIGSQILVDLGVKKMKLLSTPRKMPSMIGFGLEITGYIEN, encoded by the coding sequence ATGATCAGGCCGATAGTTGAAATTATTGAAGATATCAAGCAAGGCAAAATGGTTATCCTTGTAGATGAGGAAAATAGAGAGAATGAGGGCGATCTCGTTCTTGCTGCAGAGTTTGCTAATTCAGACCATATAAATTTTATGTCTAAATTCGGACGCGGCCTTATCTGTCTTACACTAACTGAAGAAAAGTGCGAGATGCTCGAATTACCCTTAATGGTCCAAGAAAATGAAACTCGCTTAGGAACTAATTTTACGGTATCTATTGAGGCAGCTGAGGGTGTCACTACAGGGATCTCAGCCAATGATAGAGCCACTACAATCAAGGCTGCTATCCATAAAAATGCAACTTCAAAAAGTATTGTAAGACCAGGTCATATATTTCCATTGATATCTAAAAAAGGTGGCGTGCTTGTGAGGGCTGGGCATACCGAAGCTGGATGTGATCTTGCTCATCTTGCAGGCTTAGAATCAGCATCAGTAATTTGCGAAATTCTTAATGAAGACGGAAATATGGCAAGACTTCCAGATTTAATTAAATTTTCTGAGCAGCATAATATTAAGATTGGAACGATTGCAGATCTCATTGAATATCGAAGAAAGAATGAGAAATTAATTGAAAAATTAATTGAAAAAAATATCTTAACGCCTTATGGTGAAATGAAATTAGTCTTATATAAAGATAAGATTTTAGAAGAAAGTCACATTGTCCTTGTAAAAGGTGAAATTCAAAAAGATAAGGAAACTATTGTAAGAGTTCATGAGCCTTTGTCGGTCATAGACCTTTTGGATATGGAAGATAAAAAACACTCATGGAATGCATTAAAGGCTATTAAAAAAATAAGTGAGGATGGTGGCGTCTTGATTTTTATCAATCACAATACAAACACAAATGATCTTTTAGGCATCCTTAAAACAGAAAATACTGCCCCACTAAAAAGCAATAACGATTTAAGAAATTATGGGATTGGCTCTCAGATACTAGTGGATTTAGGGGTTAAAAAAATGAAACTGCTATCTACACCAAGAAAAATGCCAAGCATGATTGGTTTTGGCCTTGAAATTACAGGTTACATAGAAAATTAA
- the ruvX gene encoding Holliday junction resolvase RuvX: MLINENHHQSGKQKEGNVIGFDFGQKRIGIAVGNNISKTAQALITIDSSSNNQKFEVIQKIIEEWQPISIVVGVPFNVDGSEHKVTNLSRKFAKQLEQKYSLPTHLIDERYTSIEANHEIKDKKIDLKKKKLLIDQIAAKIILQSYLDQI; encoded by the coding sequence ATGTTAATTAACGAAAATCATCATCAATCTGGCAAACAAAAAGAAGGGAATGTCATAGGGTTTGATTTTGGACAAAAGCGCATAGGCATTGCAGTTGGAAATAATATATCCAAGACAGCCCAGGCTTTAATCACCATCGACTCTTCATCGAATAATCAAAAATTTGAAGTAATACAAAAAATTATAGAAGAATGGCAACCGATCTCTATCGTGGTTGGCGTTCCATTTAATGTAGATGGCTCTGAACATAAGGTCACAAATCTATCTAGAAAATTCGCTAAACAGCTGGAACAAAAATATTCACTACCGACTCATCTTATTGACGAACGCTACACTTCGATTGAAGCTAATCATGAAATTAAAGATAAAAAAATTGATTTAAAAAAGAAGAAGCTTTTAATTGATCAA